A genomic region of Papaver somniferum cultivar HN1 chromosome 7, ASM357369v1, whole genome shotgun sequence contains the following coding sequences:
- the LOC113293120 gene encoding uncharacterized protein LOC113293120, translated as MESEDALDSSLDENSFEDLQGVISKLFAQRETLFKVAPLRGAKGSKAANYCLSCLISLVEKSHLLQSEKWPVEWGWCRDLQSFIFVFERHNRIVLERPEYGYATYFFELVNVNDLSVEWQIKRLVTTMKLTHCSRATITENKSLLVGEDLSEGEARVLEEYGWIPNSGLGSMLNYCDRVIHDKRNEKDGSEWRKKIGKLLRDGLSGGTIVFSNLPKKLMGDKGTTFSSQIKLEL; from the exons ATGGAAAGTGAAGATGCTCTGGACAGCTCATTGGATGAAAATAGCTTTGAGGATCTTCAGGGTGTAATTTCAAAG CTTTTTGCTCAGCGTGAAACTCTATTTAAAGTCGCCCCGCTAAGAGGTGCAAAGGGATCAAAAGCTGCTAATTACTGCTTATCTTGTTTAATTTCATTAGTTGAGAAG TCGCACCTTCTTCAGTCCGAGAAATGGCCTGTTGAATGGGGATGGTGTCGAGACCTTCAGTCATTTATATTTGTTTTTGAAAGACATAACAG AATTGTTCTGGAGCGTCCAGAATATGGCTATGCAACATACTTCTTTGAGCTGGTGAACGTGAACGATTTATCTGTCGAATGGCAGATAAAACGCCTGGTAACGACAATGAAGCTTACTCACTGTAGCAGAGCCACCATCACCGAAAACAAATCATTGTTG GTTGGCGAAGATTTGTCAGAGGGAGAAGCACGGGTACTTGAGGAATATGGTTGGATACCAAATAGTGGGTTGGGATCAATGCTCAATTATTGCGACAGGGTTATTCATGACAAGAGGAATGAGAAGGATGGTTCAGAATGGAGAAAGAAGATTGGGAAGTTGCTCAGAGATGGTCTTAGCGGAGGAACCATTGTATTCAGTAATCTTCCGAAAAAGCTCATGGGGGACAAGGGCACTACATTTAGCTCGCAGATCAAGCTGGAGCTTTGA